gtattctacggaatcatgttatgccttacagagggttaagGTGTGACATTTCTTGCACTTatgtgaattatttatgactcctcactctagtttacatatagttccagacattctagctctcCAGACAGCcattggttaccggaacagtagaatgtacggaactacctaaagtgagggcgttacagaatGTGCAAACTCTGGGTTCAGAAATCTGTTGATAGTGATTTCGAAAGTCAGGATCTTCGTACAAAACCCCACATTAATATACTTTCACTTTCGGAATCAATGTGCCTATAGTGAATAAAATCTCTTTTCTGCATGAAATATCTTGGCGGGATGTggattattttttcatttttttattattaaaagtaattaaaaatattattttaataccaCATCAGTGAAATTTGGCAGCGTCAGATGAAATACTGTGCTTTGCAACCAGAACGTTACCACAAGGTACCATTTTATCATAAAGTAAACCTTAGACCTTTGGAGTAAAAATGGGTGAAATCAcaaggtgttttttttttttgtagttttTCCATTATTTTATATTCCATGTTAACAATTTTTCCTTCCATATTAGCACCTTTTGacggagagaaaatgagaagtcgtCATTTGCTAATAGTATGAaactttataatattattttgtcaCAAAGTAAACCACAAATCCTAAACTAAAAAATGCGGGAAACCATAAAATACTTTTTTTTGTAATTTcccttttaataaattattactatATACTAAAGAGGAACACTTTTACCATTCCTAAGCACAATGAAAAGACTATTCTGCCCATCTTAACTTCTTCCATTAGCCTCAATATATATCCTAGCCTAACAAACTAGCCTGGAGAGCATCTGATTTTAGCACATTACACTATGAGTCTACTCGCACATGCACAATGAAGTTTTAAGCATTGGTTATGATAAAAAATAATAGTAAGGTGGTTTGTATTAGTTAATTGGCTAACAAACAAAAGATTACATTAAATTTGGGTAGGTAAAAGACATTAGTCATTTTTAATTTTGGATGTAACATAATTGTGCCTATTTTATCTACATATTGTGTGGAACCATCAGGCAAGTAAACATATGTGGTTGtggtaaattatttatttgaatctAAAAGTGATGGGTCAGAAATCATATAAGTAGATGTACCTGTGTCTATAATCCAATCACCTGTGTGTTTAGTAGTAGAACTAAGATAGCAATGCTTAGAACCCATTCCTGAAAGTTCGGCTAAACCAAAAAAGTTTTGGCAATTTTCATCGTCATTCATTCTGCCTTTCATGTATTTTTCTACCTCCAGATGTGCTGCATTTGAAAACTCCTTTCCCCATTCCTCTGACTTCTTAACAGTAGCCTCAAATCCCATATCATCGAATGGAGTGTCATAAGTTGTCATGTATGCCTTGGCTTATTGAATTTCTTCTATTTGAGCTCACTGAACCAATCTGGGTATCTATGGAGTTTGAAACAAGAGTCATGAACATGACCTGTCTTATTGCAATAAGTACAATGGCGATCTGCCTTGTTATCTCCTTTCTTAATGCCTGAATTCTTACTGTTCCCAAATTCCTTCTTTTGAAAATTTCCTTTAGCCATCATCACCACATTCTCACTTGATTCAACAATGGTACTATGAACTTCTCTTTGCATTTCAACAGATAATGCCATAGAATATGCTTTGCTAGCATCCATAAGTAATATTTGGTTTCTCACATTATCATATTCACCACCAAGTCCCATTAAAAATTGAATCATCTTGTCATCTTGATCAAAATCAGCCACCTCCTTTAATGCACCACAGGTACAGCCACaagaatgcattaactaaattttTTGAGATAGAATTTAAGATCCAGAAAACACCATACAATCCACACACCTCCATTTTTCATACAAAAGAGATTTTTCATTAGGTTTTGCGATCTTACCATCAACAAATCCTAATTTATCTTTTGCACATAATGCAATTACCATTGATCATCTCAAAGACAGATAGTTTGATCCATTCAATGGCACACTTACCAGTAACATGCCTGGATTATCAGAAGTCTGCAAACGAAATGCCTCCTCCATGGACTAATTCGTCGGAGTTGAACTGGTGCCATCTGATTCCATACTTCATGCAAGAACTTCTAGCGGAAACACAAACGAAAGTGAAAAGCGAATTCAAATTTGATTGTGTAACAGATTTCGAAACCACACTCAATCTCAAAGATGAAAAATCGTGGCGGCCATAGCTACACAGCTTCAAAATAcagagaaaaattaaagaaaaatgtgaTCAGAATGAAAATAATTGCTTCATTGATCgttttatcttttatatatacaAAAGAATATAGCTGGAGTTTACGACTGTTTCTAGAAGCTTGTATGATAGCTTTGATCGGCTCAGCATGAAACTAATTCTCCTGCCACTAATAACTTAGTTATTCTCTGCGCCTTCGACTTAGTTtaagattattttattttaatcttttaagaaaacaaaATTTGACTAAGTAGTTGATTATATTATTATCTTATTCAAAACATAGTATGTTTGCGATCGTTTTGTTGCTCTTCCTTATTTTTAGTGCCTTCACTTTTTAGAaagttttctttattttattactagaaataaagattttttttaattttcatataatatatattgaaattttttcacatgctattttttttaatttgttgaattttCTGAACTAAAAAAGAAATGCTTTGGCGCCTTCAAATTTTTGTTATAGCGCgtctattttattaatttattttttaaatttttatttatttgttttaaatttaaaccacttaagtatttatatataaatttaaattatttttattattttatttgttattatcatcttaatggttttaattatttaacttttttattattaaatttgcattaatcttttttttttctaaattaattttaaaatgactttattttatgataaaataaaattttctttatcCACCAACATTATATCAATGAAATATCATACTATCATTTTATTAGAAAGAAAGTATAATAACAACACATTGTTGATTTATTTCAGCAATATTAATTTCTCGCACTTCTTTTTTCTATAACAACTACTTTTTTTTTACTGACATTATTATtcttttgtaataataataataataataataataataatattattattattattattattattattattattattattattattattttgaaaaatattaaagaataatatttatagagtttttcataatatatttaaatttgttAATCTAATAAAtgtgtaaatttattttacaagtaAACAAAATTAAATTTACTTTATTCTTAAAATATGATATAATTTACAATGcatttaatttactttttaataataaaaaaataaagcatTTTGTATAtacattatttatatttattcaaTTTACCATAAAAATAATGTTAGGCTTCTTTTACTTTTTGTAACGAGTATTATCATTATCTTCTTTATAATTATGctttgaaattaaatattttattatcaaattatattatatatatatattgcaataaataaataataaatattatgttattaatattaattaatcttaaactaaatatatgtaatatatataatgaatgattaaatttcattttaattataaatatttaatactattgaaaaaagaataaaatattttttaatttattaattatattaatataattattattaaaagaaaaatgCCAGCAATATTGTGTGGGACTCTGTCGCTAGAAAGTACTAAAGCAAATTTGTCATCATGTGGCAATAATAACCTAACAGTTTGCCCACTATCTTTGCAAGCAATAACCCCCCGGTTTGACTCCTGACAAACGCCTATTTTGGGGTTTACTTGGAAGCTCCGGTCATCATGCGGCAATAGTAACCCAACAGTTTGCCCACTATCTTTCCAAGCAATAACCCCCGGTTTGGCGTTTAGTTGGAAGCTCCGGGCCCTTTTTTATTTTAAAGCTCTTTCCTCGGGAATTTTCTTCGAAAGCTCCTATCTTTTCTTTCttctattatatatattttttttttcttggaaaGCTGTTTTTATCATTTTCTTGGAAAGCTATTTTAAATTTTACACTAATGGAAAGAAGGggatgaaagaaaataaataaaaaaataaattaaaattaatatttttttatataaaaataaagagaaagcaaaaaaagagaaaaaataactcatttttcttttgttattttttttatgatttaaagagaaaataattatacattaaaattataatattattttttaaaaaaattttttatatacactagataaaattataaatttatcatatttttttattttttatttttttttctttactatttaaacaagagaaaaaaaataataaaagaaaaatattctttattttTCACTCTTTCCCGTGAAAAATTTCTCAAACAGAGTGTTAAGCTCCTCtctcctcctcttcttcttcttcttcttttggggAAAACATGAAATTATTTCTTTTAGAATTATCATATCAGTGCACAGTTAAtgataaaaaaagaagaaaaagaaaattgatatGAAGACGAAGATTGACTTGAGCTCATTTCTATAGATATATATATGGTTATATTTCTTATCAGAGTGACTGCTTAACTGCTCTAGCTAACTTCCTCTGCATCTACCTTTTTCACAGAACTATGCTTCTTACAATCATAAAAGAAAACCACAAAGATCACCCACTTTAACACATTTGCCAAGCAAACAAGCCCAATATGTAATATTGTGCCAATGACTTCACCTCCTCCTGTCTTCCATCCAGCATAGAGGCATGATAATCTCAGGCCAAGTCTCCAGGCAAATAATACCAGCATTAGAACAAATCCACATAGCTTTCTACCTCTGCTTAGATATACTGCAACAACTAAGGCCTCATCACCTTGTCTTTCTTCTAAAACTGAAATCACAATACCCAGGTTCCAGACAGCGCTCCACTCTATATATTTTGCTAATAAAGCAACAAAAATCACCAAAGATATGATTGTGAAGAAAACAAAATATAATTCAGTGTATATTAATACATATGCTGCCAAAGGGACAAGTCCAAATGAAATAAGAGAAGCTAACAGAAGAACATAGATGGATGTGATAAGAGGCCCCTTGAATCTTGTTTCATTGATGAATCTACTGAACATGTGATGAAGATTCATGGGCTCTTCGTCTTTGTAGATCATCGATGCTACGTCCACTATAGCAATCGTGTTGAAGAAGTCTATGAAATATAGGATCCCAAGGTATAACAGAACCAGAAGAAGAAACTTATGAGAAACTTTTCCAATCCATCTTTCGAAATTCATCAGCTCTGCATAATCATAATTGAAGTCTTCATAAGGACTCTTAGAAGGAGGAGTAATGGTTTCTTGTATAATCTTTCCTGTTTCAATCAAAGTTTGCTGAAAAACAATCTCATACAAACACATAGAGCAAAACAAAGGAACAGAGGCGAAGAAagaaaagatgatgaaattgGGATTCTTCAATTGGATGTTTAGAGATTCTTTGATTAAGCCAAAGAACCCTAGTCTCCCTTCCATCTTCATTTGAGAGTTTTCAATCTTTCCCTGTGGAATCTTGGAACTCATAGTCTTGGTTGATTTATGAGCGGCGAAGTTTTCCATGAGGTTGTTGTAGTCTGAGTAGAAATTTGACTTTCTAGCATAGCAGTCCAGTCAAGAATTTCCCtgctaaattataaaaaaaatatcagaaataatatattttttttcttttaattatatatatatatatatattttttcctaACGTGTTTTCCACGTCGtgtgatttaaatttttatatataattttttattaattttttatataatataattaataatatttaaaaattctcttaaatttctaatattatatgtgaattttttttaatttttaaattttgttttacttaaattttatctttttttattataatacaaaatggtaattttctttttcattttattaaaccTTTCTTTTCACTATCATATAAATTACAGACGTCATAGATGGACAGTCAGATAAAAAACAGATGATGATGACGGTGGGAAGTTTTGTTTTGAaaacttaaattatttttttagccTTTCGACTTTCACATTGATTGTGAATATATGTGTGTGTTTATAGAGAAATATTAAGACTCTTTTCAGTTAGTAATTATCTACGTATGAATATTGATATAATAACTCTTAtatttttgtgtgtgtgtgtatgtttcACTTTACTgtagaaaaaaaattcaaaagacctTGTTGCTGTTTGTGGGTGAGCCGATGTGGTCTAGTTGATGTCCTATGTGGGGCGTGGCCAGGACAGAGCCTTTGAACTCCCACATCGGTTGTGGATGTGTGTGTGTGGATTTGTAAGCATATACTAAGGCTCCTTCCAGTTAGCAATTACCTGAGTGTGAATATTAGTACAGTAACTCCTATACTCCAGTGTATGCGTATGTTTCACTTTATTgtaaaaataaaaacttaaattatttttattttataataaagtaatagaattattttttagcaattttttttaaaataatttgatttcAAAATATTTTGTAGGTACTCGTTTTATATAAATAATAGAATTCTTTGAATACTggctaaaaataaaaatatgttaaaattattaaaatttttagcaaaatgatatttaataatttattattatatatctttttattttaaaataaattataattatgataTATCATTTTTACAAAAcatataaaatttttttgaatattatattattataaataaagcaATAAATGGATTTCCATAACTATAATTAATTACACAGTTTTTATCTCCTAAAAACATATATGTTTTGTAACtcatgtcgcaagggttttgtaGTTGCCGGACGATTCTCACTGAAGTGATAAAATGAAGAGTTGTCACTTTAATttcgagggaaattaaagaaaatcatttatTACTTTAAAAAGGAATttgaccacttcaaaaacagaaatTCAGGGTTCGGGATCCGTGTacgtgtggggaaggtgttaggtaccCCATATTGTCCCTCAATGAGGGCAAGTAGACTTAACGATGTACTCTTTATAACTTAAGACTGATgatatttgtgacaccccttacccgtcttcagtgtagccgagcaagatatgccacaaaatgtgtcggaacaccatattttatctcaattatttttatccttcctttatttatttcttaatggttatgaagtgtaatttgtgaaatttaactcatttaagtcatttattaaaattttaaattcatttgaggttccgaaaatttatagaaaattcggcagagtaccggctaaaaatggagaaaacagttattcggaacctgtgaaaaacacttccaatagtcattctattccacaacttccaattatcacatcaattttcaacaattgcTCAATAATTCTTCcgtttgtcattcattcatttaacatcataatcatgtatatttcattgataaacacaaatttacaaatactgacattcataccaaattatattacataagtttcaatttataaatgagaaaataaaagtttgattacaaacagaacaaacagtataaaatatcaaaatgggacctagtgtcctatcaatgcattgtagcctgtgaggtgatatggatactatgcagaactgtgaacggcctcacccaatctgtggtctactgggctctctgtccaaatcttcaatacctatgcattgcaaaagcaacgcgctaagcataaagtttagtggtgccaataatacaagaaaatataatatgtaaataaaagtaaaagaaaattttctagttattgtgcttataataaataaataattactaacttattgcttAGTCGAagactaattacattttataatattaactctttctagcattttattaatcgttgtATTGATGATTTTGAACTtgtttttattataatcattcttgttctttatcttgataattaatttccttactttctttaataatcaattcaattacatttatacttttccatgcccaagtaacctatacaaattgactggactggataaacgggtaaactagcactgggtaccaggtacctcgggctatcacaccatcggtcacaatgtgtctcccggtgtgtagacagaatggctaataagccataaaagtaataagacataaagccaagtgtaacatcataatcagtatagccataggctatcatatcacagaatagcatagagccatacatcatacgcagtactgctatcagaactgtcacgacccaacctacaaaatggctcaaaacacacttctatattcacaatccatatatccacagctcaatcacatcacacagcccctcctgggcccatcaaatcagtcatccatcacaatatgtaaaatttcaatttagtccttataattaatcatttttgcaaaaactacccaaacaagctctaaaaattctaaaactttgccccgcggtccttagcaatattactaggctattgcaaaaagaatcataattttctgagctaccacgaatattttatgaatttttaatcctatttaagcactagaaaattacgaaaaagcaaggttcgggtttatctttgccgattctgacttcgggaacgcgctcgggacatctgacaatgggggagtagccaaaacctcggtccaattcggagacttttccggtaacgggtctgtctggccgaaaattcacagatccgggcaACTGTctaatttccacgaattgaagatacctacacgaagcccacgacacgggggttagtacataaatttttcagaattttctaagctcatttaatacttgaaaagacactgcgaagttccgtgggacccaccgaaaaacggtgtcggaaaaatttgaaatttatgtcgccgcgaagctctcgacgagtgg
The Hevea brasiliensis isolate MT/VB/25A 57/8 chromosome 15, ASM3005281v1, whole genome shotgun sequence genome window above contains:
- the LOC110660100 gene encoding uncharacterized protein LOC110660100, translating into MENFAAHKSTKTMSSKIPQGKIENSQMKMEGRLGFFGLIKESLNIQLKNPNFIIFSFFASVPLFCSMCLYEIVFQQTLIETGKIIQETITPPSKSPYEDFNYDYAELMNFERWIGKVSHKFLLLVLLYLGILYFIDFFNTIAIVDVASMIYKDEEPMNLHHMFSRFINETRFKGPLITSIYVLLLASLISFGLVPLAAYVLIYTELYFVFFTIISLVIFVALLAKYIEWSAVWNLGIVISVLEERQGDEALVVAVYLSRGRKLCGFVLMLVLFAWRLGLRLSCLYAGWKTGGGEVIGTILHIGLVCLANVLKWVIFVVFFYDCKKHSSVKKVDAEEVS